One genomic segment of Flagellimonas marinaquae includes these proteins:
- a CDS encoding Tll0287-like domain-containing protein, whose protein sequence is MKNLFVFITLIIGIASCKKGPKTTDVDPGPVVQAEVFSPEDAQKLMETKCYLCHNPSAPEKGSRIGPPMVAIKAHYLAAHKNKDAFIKSIMQFVNSPTEENTLMRGAVRRFGVMPAQQFPETEVKKIAKYMFDYQIEEPDWFKEHWLARHNDSLYNKGKRLTPIKTKPTPKELGMQYALGTKKVLGQNLMGTIQNKGVEEAVVFCNERAYPLTDSMSTHFNARIRRVSDKPRNPNNRANAIELEHIDTFKGKVASGDSVEPILREENGKVYFYYPIVTNTMCLNCHGTPNKDILPKVYRNLLELYPKDMAVGYGPDEVRGIWSIVFDAPKNTD, encoded by the coding sequence ATGAAGAATCTTTTTGTTTTCATAACACTTATAATTGGAATCGCATCCTGCAAAAAGGGGCCAAAAACCACCGATGTAGATCCTGGGCCAGTAGTGCAAGCGGAAGTGTTCTCACCGGAGGACGCCCAAAAGTTGATGGAAACCAAATGCTATCTATGCCATAACCCATCCGCTCCAGAAAAGGGTTCTCGGATCGGGCCGCCAATGGTCGCCATCAAAGCTCATTATTTAGCAGCCCATAAAAACAAAGATGCCTTTATAAAAAGCATCATGCAGTTTGTAAATTCTCCAACCGAGGAAAATACCTTAATGCGTGGAGCGGTCCGTAGATTTGGAGTAATGCCGGCACAGCAATTTCCCGAAACAGAAGTCAAAAAAATAGCGAAGTACATGTTCGATTATCAAATTGAAGAGCCGGATTGGTTTAAAGAACATTGGTTGGCTAGGCATAACGACTCTTTGTACAATAAAGGCAAAAGGTTGACGCCGATAAAGACAAAACCAACGCCGAAGGAGCTCGGGATGCAATATGCGTTGGGAACCAAAAAAGTGTTGGGCCAAAACCTTATGGGTACCATACAGAACAAAGGGGTAGAGGAGGCCGTTGTATTTTGCAACGAACGGGCCTACCCACTCACCGATAGTATGTCCACCCACTTTAATGCCCGTATAAGAAGAGTATCGGATAAGCCCAGAAATCCGAACAACAGGGCAAATGCTATAGAATTGGAACATATTGATACGTTTAAAGGCAAAGTGGCCTCCGGGGATTCGGTTGAACCAATTTTAAGGGAGGAAAACGGCAAGGTGTATTTTTACTACCCCATAGTTACCAATACCATGTGCTTAAACTGCCATGGAACGCCGAACAAGGATATACTTCCAAAAGTATATCGGAATTTATTGGAGCTATATCCAAAGGATATGGCCGTTGGATACGGTCCCGATGAGGTCCGTGGCATCTGGAGTATTGTTTTTGATGCCCCAAAAAACACAGACTAA
- a CDS encoding cytochrome ubiquinol oxidase subunit I, whose translation METEILARIQFAFTVAFHYIYPPLSIGIGLLLVIFESSYIRTKKEIYHKLARFWTKIFALTFGIGVVTGIVMEFEFGTNWAVYSRFVGDVFGSALAAEGIFAFALESGFLGILLFGWNRVKPWVHLVSTIGVFLGSMFSAIWIVVANSWQQTPAGFHIVGEGFDARAEITDFWAMVFNPSSVDRLTHVWLGAFLAGAFLVMSVHAYYLIKGKYVEISKKAFKIALVVATVFSLGQLFTGHRSADGVAKNQPAKLAALEGHFEASAPADMYILGWVDKDKQEVTGLKVPGGLSFLLEYDFDAPVTGLNAFPEDERPSQVNAVFQFYHIMVAIGMVLIFLTLYATFLWWRGKLFNKKWLLWIFVFAVFLPQIANQVGWFAAEMGRQPWVVYGLLRTDQAFSQAVSDNQILFSLILFFFVYSLLFVLFIYLLHKKIKHGPYDESENDDTPFGGTLTHMMK comes from the coding sequence ATGGAAACCGAAATTCTCGCCCGGATTCAATTTGCCTTCACTGTTGCTTTTCATTATATCTATCCGCCCTTAAGTATTGGGATCGGTCTGCTGCTTGTAATATTTGAAAGTTCCTACATAAGGACCAAAAAGGAAATTTACCATAAACTAGCGCGATTTTGGACCAAAATATTCGCCTTGACCTTTGGTATAGGTGTGGTTACAGGTATTGTTATGGAATTTGAATTCGGAACCAATTGGGCCGTATATTCCAGATTTGTTGGCGATGTTTTTGGAAGTGCGCTGGCAGCGGAGGGAATTTTTGCCTTTGCCTTGGAAAGTGGATTTTTGGGCATCTTGCTCTTCGGATGGAACAGGGTCAAGCCTTGGGTACATTTGGTTTCGACCATCGGCGTATTTTTGGGGTCCATGTTTTCCGCGATTTGGATCGTAGTTGCCAATAGCTGGCAGCAGACTCCTGCCGGATTTCATATAGTTGGTGAGGGGTTTGATGCTAGGGCAGAAATCACAGATTTTTGGGCCATGGTGTTCAATCCGTCCAGTGTAGACCGATTAACGCATGTTTGGCTCGGAGCCTTTTTGGCCGGAGCCTTTTTGGTCATGAGCGTTCATGCCTATTATCTTATCAAAGGGAAATATGTTGAAATTTCCAAAAAAGCCTTCAAAATAGCCCTGGTAGTTGCCACCGTATTTTCTCTGGGACAGTTGTTCACAGGGCACCGGTCAGCAGATGGTGTGGCAAAAAACCAGCCCGCTAAACTGGCCGCACTGGAAGGACATTTTGAAGCCTCCGCCCCTGCCGACATGTATATTTTGGGATGGGTGGATAAAGATAAGCAGGAAGTAACAGGGTTAAAGGTACCCGGAGGTTTATCTTTTTTATTGGAATATGATTTTGATGCTCCGGTAACCGGTCTCAATGCATTTCCCGAAGATGAGAGACCTTCCCAAGTGAATGCCGTTTTTCAGTTTTATCATATAATGGTGGCCATTGGTATGGTGTTGATATTTTTGACCCTCTATGCCACTTTTTTATGGTGGAGAGGTAAATTGTTCAATAAAAAATGGCTGTTGTGGATTTTTGTATTTGCAGTTTTTCTGCCTCAAATTGCCAATCAGGTCGGTTGGTTTGCTGCTGAAATGGGTAGACAACCCTGGGTGGTCTACGGTCTTTTAAGAACAGATCAGGCATTTTCGCAAGCAGTGTCCGACAATCAAATTTTGTTTTCCCTCATTCTGTTCTTCTTTGTGTATAGCCTTTTGTTCGTGCTGTTTATTTATTTGTTGCACAAAAAAATAAAACATGGGCCATACGATGAATCGGAAAACGATGATACACCTTTCGGGGGAACACTAACACATATGATGAAATAA
- a CDS encoding sterol desaturase family protein gives MLEYFEALINGFLGTVRWTWKSILFDVPWYTNYFWGLILISLLVWALEILFPWRKEQSIFRKDFWLDAFYMFFNFFIFAIVISGVYKFLGVLFKDVGISSTSLTIIDIGHWSQWAQLLVFFVVLDFVQWFTHMLLHKYPVLWQFHKVHHSVKEMGFAAHLRFHWMENILYKPLKTLGVMVLGGFEPEQAYIVHFAAITIGHFNHSNIKLTYGPLKYILNNPVMHLYHHAYTIPKDSYGVNFGISLSIWDYIFKTHYIPESGGKIKLGFPGDENLPKGFWGQLVYGFKKPKK, from the coding sequence ATGTTGGAATATTTTGAAGCTTTGATCAATGGTTTTTTGGGTACGGTCCGTTGGACATGGAAATCCATCCTTTTTGATGTTCCTTGGTACACCAATTATTTTTGGGGACTTATCTTGATCTCTTTGTTGGTATGGGCTTTGGAAATCCTTTTCCCTTGGCGCAAAGAACAATCCATTTTTAGGAAGGACTTTTGGCTGGATGCTTTCTATATGTTTTTCAACTTTTTCATTTTTGCCATAGTCATCAGTGGAGTTTACAAATTCCTTGGTGTGCTTTTTAAGGACGTGGGAATCAGTAGTACCTCGCTGACCATAATCGACATCGGTCATTGGTCCCAATGGGCCCAACTGCTCGTATTCTTTGTGGTATTGGACTTTGTCCAGTGGTTTACTCATATGCTTTTGCACAAATACCCTGTGCTTTGGCAGTTCCATAAAGTACACCATAGTGTAAAAGAAATGGGGTTTGCCGCACACTTAAGGTTTCATTGGATGGAAAATATTTTATACAAACCTTTAAAAACATTGGGGGTAATGGTCTTGGGCGGGTTTGAACCTGAACAAGCCTATATTGTTCATTTTGCGGCAATTACCATTGGACATTTTAATCACTCCAATATAAAACTGACCTACGGCCCTTTAAAATATATTCTTAATAATCCGGTAATGCACCTGTACCATCATGCTTATACCATTCCAAAAGACTCCTACGGTGTAAATTTCGGAATAAGTCTAAGCATTTGGGACTACATCTTCAAGACACATTATATCCCCGAAAGTGGCGGAAAAATAAAACTTGGTTTTCCTGGTGATGAAAACTTGCCCAAAGGATTTTGGGGACAATTGGTATATGGCTTTAAAAAGCCAAAAAAATAA
- a CDS encoding YgaP family membrane protein, producing MGGADRAIRIVLALIVGALYYFNMITGTLAYVLLALATIFVLTSLVSFCPLYTLFGIRTCKVKN from the coding sequence ATGGGCGGAGCAGACCGCGCAATCCGAATTGTACTTGCACTTATAGTTGGTGCATTATATTACTTTAATATGATAACAGGAACATTGGCATATGTGTTGCTAGCTTTGGCTACCATATTTGTTTTAACAAGCTTAGTTAGTTTTTGTCCTTTGTATACCCTTTTTGGAATACGTACATGTAAGGTCAAAAATTAG